In Sulfolobales archaeon, a single window of DNA contains:
- a CDS encoding sulfite exporter TauE/SafE family protein: MIEIFLSPIQYILVVFSGFLVGFSLGLIGGGGSVLAVPLLLYLVGLAHVPSQYAEVASEYENIVDHIALGSTALAVGLNAYINAYVHYRRGNIRLSEGIYFTIPGVGGALVGSYVSHIIPGRSLLFFFGVFMIFIALMMLRHSGAERRSVGRVRKCLIPPIAFLIGFASGFFGIGGGFLIVPGLLFVGLSINNAVGTSLIAVGSFGLTSAIVYSFYGYLMPVVSLFYLIGGVVGGYIGSLISVGMPRDLLKKMYALIIIAVAIYIMIRNLGGLFSLV, translated from the coding sequence ATGATCGAGATATTTCTATCTCCGATCCAGTATATTCTGGTAGTGTTCTCAGGATTTCTAGTTGGATTCAGCTTAGGATTAATTGGAGGAGGAGGATCTGTTCTCGCAGTTCCTCTTCTCCTCTACCTAGTAGGGCTGGCTCATGTGCCAAGTCAATATGCTGAGGTAGCGAGCGAATATGAGAACATAGTAGATCATATAGCACTAGGATCCACAGCACTAGCCGTAGGGTTGAATGCCTATATCAACGCATATGTGCACTATCGCCGTGGCAACATAAGACTGTCTGAAGGTATCTACTTTACAATTCCAGGAGTTGGAGGAGCTCTAGTTGGAAGCTATGTGAGCCATATAATCCCTGGAAGATCTCTGCTTTTCTTCTTCGGGGTTTTCATGATCTTTATTGCTCTAATGATGCTAAGACACTCAGGAGCTGAGAGAAGATCTGTTGGAAGAGTTAGAAAATGTCTCATACCACCTATAGCATTTCTTATAGGATTCGCATCAGGCTTCTTCGGGATCGGAGGAGGATTTCTCATAGTCCCAGGACTGCTATTTGTAGGGCTTTCTATTAATAATGCTGTTGGAACATCTCTCATAGCTGTGGGATCCTTCGGTTTAACATCTGCAATCGTATACTCCTTCTACGGTTATCTTATGCCTGTTGTAAGTCTCTTCTACTTGATTGGTGGTGTTGTAGGAGGATACATAGGATCTCTTATATCTGTTGGAATGCCAAGAGACCTCTTAAAAAAGATGTATGCTCTCATAATAATAGCGGTAGCGATATACATTATGATCAGGAATTTAGGGGGGTTATTCAGTCTAGTTTGA
- a CDS encoding MarR family transcriptional regulator — protein MRERSSIKDKILRIIEEAGPRGVSQREIVYITGSSKGYVSDVIDELERRGLVIRYRGPGRIVFVRHAKYVHPLTGRRIRIGFVRASEYIFMPDMIEGLKDLGFTTEVVLFDNVFDVARSISRGEIHMGMIPIYTQIGYRAYGAPIKMIPGGALGGGFLASLEDVEDIASKHDKVIIATSPLSTMEILSHSIMRSMRISYEIGYYKNPREVIEKLSSGSAHAASLWEPYASESSRALKNIKIRSYREILGEYHCCTLAVHENLVQGLYDEILKIYIESLERSRKNMDRAVERYSNMINTDINVLRKSVREYEYRDYIDPKIIGRIIRMGGGYMISEDILRDLMIS, from the coding sequence ATGAGAGAGCGTAGTAGTATTAAAGATAAGATACTCAGGATCATAGAAGAAGCAGGACCTAGAGGTGTAAGTCAGAGAGAGATAGTATACATAACAGGATCCTCGAAAGGTTATGTATCAGATGTTATAGATGAACTTGAGAGAAGAGGGCTTGTAATAAGATATAGAGGACCTGGAAGAATAGTCTTCGTTAGACACGCCAAATACGTGCATCCACTCACGGGAAGGCGTATCAGGATAGGCTTTGTAAGAGCGTCCGAGTATATATTCATGCCGGATATGATCGAGGGATTAAAAGATCTAGGTTTTACAACAGAGGTTGTATTGTTTGATAATGTATTCGATGTAGCGAGATCTATATCGAGAGGAGAGATCCACATGGGTATGATCCCTATCTACACTCAGATAGGATATAGAGCTTACGGAGCTCCTATAAAAATGATCCCTGGAGGAGCTCTTGGAGGAGGTTTCCTAGCATCTCTAGAGGATGTAGAGGATATAGCAAGCAAGCATGATAAAGTGATCATAGCCACAAGCCCTCTCTCTACTATGGAGATTCTCTCACACTCTATAATGAGAAGCATGAGAATATCCTATGAAATAGGCTACTACAAAAATCCACGCGAAGTAATAGAAAAACTAAGCTCAGGATCCGCTCATGCCGCAAGTCTTTGGGAGCCGTATGCTTCTGAGAGCTCTAGAGCTCTTAAAAATATAAAGATAAGATCTTATAGAGAGATCCTGGGAGAATACCATTGTTGTACTCTTGCAGTGCATGAGAATCTTGTCCAGGGATTATACGATGAAATCCTTAAGATCTATATAGAATCTCTAGAGAGATCTAGAAAGAACATGGATAGAGCTGTAGAGAGATACTCTAACATGATTAATACCGACATAAACGTTCTTAGGAAGAGTGTTAGAGAATATGAATATAGAGACTATATAGATCCGAAGATTATAGGAAGAATTATTAGAATGGGTGGAGGTTATATGATCTCTGAGGATATTCTAAGAGATCTGATGATATCATAA
- a CDS encoding ParB N-terminal domain-containing protein, which translates to MNSIFSDLTGGRDLFRIFSELDVSRCCGSIMENKILKEIVDLSRDFICCIDTYPVILFPIEMLKPHENIDPVRLKELEEDILGRGIIEKPILVEYNTFIILDGHHRVQVLKSIGKKRIPALLIDYRDPCINVDSWRSDWIVSKELVIRAGLTGSLLPYKTSRHTLCRSVPQINISLNRIP; encoded by the coding sequence ATGAACTCTATATTCAGCGATCTAACTGGAGGTAGAGATTTATTTAGAATCTTCAGCGAGCTTGATGTGTCTAGATGTTGTGGTAGTATAATGGAGAATAAGATCTTAAAAGAGATCGTAGATTTAAGTAGAGATTTCATATGCTGTATAGACACGTATCCAGTGATCTTGTTTCCTATAGAGATGCTCAAACCTCATGAGAACATAGATCCTGTGAGGTTGAAAGAATTAGAGGAAGATATACTAGGTAGAGGCATTATTGAGAAGCCTATTCTCGTAGAGTATAATACATTCATAATATTAGATGGTCATCACAGAGTTCAAGTGCTAAAGAGTATTGGGAAGAAAAGGATCCCGGCTCTCTTAATAGACTACAGAGATCCTTGTATAAATGTTGATAGCTGGAGAAGTGATTGGATCGTTTCAAAAGAACTTGTGATCAGAGCTGGATTAACAGGATCTCTTCTACCTTACAAGACTAGTAGACATACTCTTTGCAGATCTGTTCCTCAGATTAATATCAGTCTCAATAGAATACCATAG
- a CDS encoding DUF401 family protein encodes MMIEPAYAFLASIVLTVILIIRRIDISIALGLGIILYSLLTIREIEDLKKVLGGLENAQALFILLSLIQAMFLADLYRESGVATKMIRGISCLGERLSGFITPAIIGLLPMPGGAYISAVLADPIYTRVGFKSEEKTYINYWFRHIWVPIWPLYQNILIASALLGVSVKEIFDINWRITLSSILSGTIISLYILRKGGNKLSRKEIDTRDLSEHSLEKRKRISGCDPRGLLHVWPFIIISLLALALNVILPLTLFITLILFILIYRPSTQTILRALRYSLNISIIALLIEIFIFSELIRVTDLATDISRITSGYLVLALLMVPMIIGFGTAAEFAYVALAFPPFLGVFETSKTYVEIAFLGGFTGVMLSPSHACLVLSARYYNCAITKPYRYIIPSALLTLIITLILTSISRGI; translated from the coding sequence ATGATGATAGAGCCGGCATACGCGTTTCTAGCATCTATAGTATTAACAGTCATACTTATAATTAGGAGAATCGACATATCCATAGCTTTAGGACTGGGAATAATTCTATACTCTCTGCTCACAATCAGAGAAATAGAGGATCTGAAGAAAGTTTTAGGCGGTCTGGAGAATGCACAGGCTTTATTCATACTACTATCATTGATCCAGGCTATGTTTCTAGCAGATCTATATAGAGAAAGCGGTGTTGCAACAAAAATGATCAGAGGAATCTCATGCTTAGGCGAGAGATTATCAGGATTTATAACACCAGCAATTATAGGTCTGCTTCCAATGCCCGGAGGAGCTTACATATCAGCGGTGCTGGCAGACCCTATATACACTAGGGTAGGTTTTAAGTCTGAGGAGAAGACGTATATAAACTACTGGTTTAGGCATATATGGGTTCCTATATGGCCTCTCTATCAGAATATATTAATAGCTTCAGCATTACTAGGAGTAAGTGTTAAAGAGATCTTTGATATCAACTGGAGAATTACACTCTCAAGCATTTTATCAGGAACTATCATATCTCTATATATTCTACGCAAAGGCGGAAATAAGCTGTCAAGAAAAGAGATAGATACCAGAGATCTCAGCGAACACTCTCTAGAAAAAAGGAAAAGAATCTCAGGCTGCGATCCAAGAGGTCTACTTCATGTATGGCCTTTCATAATAATATCACTACTCGCTTTAGCTCTAAACGTGATCCTACCTCTCACACTCTTCATAACTCTAATTCTATTCATACTCATCTATAGACCGAGCACTCAGACTATTCTCAGAGCTTTAAGATATTCTCTGAACATATCGATAATAGCTCTTCTAATAGAGATCTTCATTTTCAGTGAGCTGATCCGTGTCACAGACCTTGCAACAGACATCAGCAGGATCACCTCAGGATACTTAGTACTCGCACTACTAATGGTTCCTATGATAATAGGTTTCGGAACAGCAGCCGAATTCGCCTATGTAGCACTCGCATTCCCACCATTTTTAGGAGTATTCGAAACCTCAAAGACATATGTAGAGATAGCGTTTTTAGGAGGCTTCACAGGTGTCATGCTAAGTCCTTCTCACGCGTGTCTGGTTCTCTCCGCTAGATATTATAATTGTGCTATTACAAAACCCTATAGATATATAATACCATCTGCTCTGCTCACACTCATCATAACTCTGATTCTTACTTCAATAAGTAGAGGTATTTAA
- a CDS encoding DUF123 domain-containing protein: MKDYARRSIDKLVSELFKRILSESPRDNNKRDVYSYILLVKCSEKKIIRTRGREFQIDEGYYIYVGSCGRGCSRVVRHLYSKKRKMFWHIDYLLSECIALEALITPGISEEKLAGILSREKFLKPVKGFGSSDDPHNPSHLFKISIPR, translated from the coding sequence TTGAAAGACTATGCTAGAAGATCTATAGATAAGCTTGTTAGCGAATTGTTCAAGAGAATTCTATCTGAAAGTCCTAGAGACAATAACAAAAGAGATGTATACTCATACATACTTCTAGTAAAATGCAGCGAGAAAAAGATCATAAGAACCCGAGGGAGAGAGTTTCAAATAGATGAAGGCTACTACATATATGTAGGATCATGCGGTAGAGGATGCTCGAGAGTAGTGAGACATCTCTACTCGAAGAAAAGAAAAATGTTCTGGCACATAGATTACCTTCTATCAGAATGCATAGCTCTAGAGGCTCTGATAACGCCGGGTATAAGCGAAGAGAAGCTGGCTGGGATCCTCTCAAGAGAAAAATTCTTGAAACCTGTTAAAGGATTCGGTTCTTCAGACGATCCTCATAATCCCTCTCATCTTTTCAAAATCTCTATACCCCGATAG
- a CDS encoding radical SAM protein, protein MCGVYTNFRNLWIWKYLGRRVSWYLKVSINEMPAKYLIAKRTPTPLDKNSEISVEEGLKIYEKATEEFLRIKRDVENGLKLGSLEIPSYSLLDLAKDLVWKIVRKCVFCRWRCGVDRSNESRLGACMLTTESRVSSYFHHLGEELIFRGTHGSGTIFFTSCNMRCLFCQNADISKDRFNGIPVTPRQLAQMAYMLRIEGCHNINWVGGEPTPHIHSIVTAIWHLAYEGFRLRPSEEDLDVILRVKHDFFLYPYDIRYAYYEGEFNVPMLFNTNMFLSREALIILRPLIDIWLPDLKYGPGRCSIRLSRTPWYWETATENLRILYEWGEDIVIRHLIMPNHVECCSKPVIDWISKNIPETPVNLMDQYRPEYQADPRSPLFNKDAFDIARRPTRKELEEVWRYAEERGIIFREITFEKKGYRPEDF, encoded by the coding sequence ATGTGCGGTGTCTATACAAACTTCAGAAATCTATGGATATGGAAGTATCTGGGTAGAAGAGTTTCATGGTATCTGAAGGTTTCAATTAATGAGATGCCTGCAAAATATCTTATCGCTAAGAGAACTCCGACTCCTCTTGACAAGAATTCTGAGATAAGCGTGGAAGAGGGTTTAAAGATCTACGAGAAAGCTACCGAAGAATTTCTCAGGATCAAGAGAGATGTTGAGAATGGTCTTAAGCTAGGCAGTCTCGAAATACCTAGCTATAGTCTTCTAGACCTAGCCAAGGATCTTGTATGGAAGATCGTGAGAAAATGTGTTTTCTGCAGATGGAGATGCGGAGTTGATAGAAGTAATGAGAGTAGGCTTGGAGCCTGCATGCTGACAACCGAGAGCAGAGTCTCATCATATTTTCACCATCTTGGTGAAGAACTTATATTCAGAGGAACTCACGGGTCTGGTACTATTTTCTTTACATCGTGTAATATGAGATGCCTATTCTGCCAGAACGCTGATATATCTAAGGATAGGTTCAACGGGATTCCGGTAACCCCGAGACAGCTAGCTCAAATGGCTTACATGCTGAGGATCGAGGGTTGTCATAATATCAACTGGGTTGGTGGAGAGCCTACCCCTCATATTCACAGCATTGTGACAGCAATATGGCATCTAGCTTATGAAGGTTTCAGACTCAGACCCTCAGAAGAAGATCTCGATGTGATACTCAGAGTTAAACATGATTTCTTCTTATACCCCTACGATATAAGATACGCATATTATGAGGGAGAGTTTAATGTTCCAATGCTATTTAATACTAACATGTTCCTCAGTAGAGAAGCTCTAATCATACTAAGACCTCTCATAGATATATGGCTTCCAGATCTTAAGTACGGTCCTGGCAGGTGTTCTATAAGGCTTTCCAGAACTCCATGGTATTGGGAGACTGCTACAGAGAATCTTAGGATATTATATGAGTGGGGTGAGGATATAGTTATAAGACATCTCATAATGCCTAATCATGTTGAATGTTGTTCGAAACCTGTGATAGACTGGATCTCTAAAAACATCCCTGAGACACCTGTGAATCTCATGGATCAGTACAGACCTGAGTATCAAGCAGATCCCAGATCTCCTCTTTTCAATAAAGACGCCTTCGATATAGCTAGAAGACCTACGAGAAAAGAACTTGAAGAAGTATGGAGATATGCGGAAGAGAGAGGAATAATATTCAGAGAAATAACATTTGAAAAGAAAGGTTATAGACCAGAAGATTTCTAA
- a CDS encoding transcription elongation factor Spt5, with amino-acid sequence MSESSRDASEEFRKLQLYVVRTIGGRELDVALTVETIVNSLKNVNPTDQTLSYLKDIRAIIVPPDIKGYVIFEVQNLHTVYLAVRDIRQVKGRAAGSISYKDLEEMIRVKPIIEMLREKMVVEIVAGPFRGSRGTIQSIDREREEVSVYIAESQFPMTITLPAEFVRPVQQ; translated from the coding sequence ATGAGTGAGAGTAGTAGAGATGCTAGCGAGGAGTTTAGAAAGCTTCAGCTATATGTTGTGAGAACTATAGGTGGTAGAGAACTTGACGTAGCTTTAACCGTTGAAACAATAGTAAATTCTCTGAAGAATGTCAATCCAACAGATCAGACTCTAAGCTACTTAAAGGATATAAGAGCTATCATAGTTCCTCCGGATATAAAAGGCTATGTCATATTCGAGGTTCAAAACCTTCATACAGTATATCTAGCTGTTAGAGATATAAGACAGGTTAAGGGTAGAGCTGCAGGATCTATAAGTTATAAAGATCTTGAGGAGATGATCAGAGTCAAACCTATTATAGAGATGCTTAGAGAGAAAATGGTGGTAGAGATAGTTGCAGGACCTTTCAGAGGTTCTAGAGGAACTATACAATCTATAGATAGAGAGAGGGAGGAGGTTTCAGTCTATATAGCAGAATCTCAGTTTCCAATGACTATAACACTTCCAGCTGAATTTGTAAGACCTGTTCAGCAGTAG
- a CDS encoding digeranylgeranylglycerophospholipid reductase, translated as MDLIPKKYDVIIVGAGVAGSSAALLLSREGFKVALIDSKPWDRAGDKPCGDAIGKHHFDEVGIKPPSGEDLDGFVRGILLYSPSEEVVLRIEGEGYEINRVKFTQRLIREAVDLGAEYFGGTKVSEPIIEGGFVRGVKIFRGDSKTELRAPVTIDASGNSRSIIQRLPNDWPIVETLDPRDSNIAYREIRELQRDVEEPEFIKIYVSNKVAPGGYWWDFPKSKYRNVTNVGIGVQGGMGYGHPRDYLYKYVLVREEYKNSRIIESGGALVPTRRPLSTMAWNGVIAIGDAAFTVNPVHGGGKGSGMLSAKASAEAIKKAFEMGDFSARGLWNVNKLYIRYYGAKQASLDIFRIFLQKLSDDDIEYGLRKRIMRESDLYETSSTGVIRRSVFDKLERILAGLGRPSLLYKLAQVASYMEKIRRLYEEYPEDPQKIYEWIEKIRNLYSEFTSVVLR; from the coding sequence ATGGATCTGATTCCTAAGAAGTATGATGTGATAATTGTAGGAGCAGGAGTAGCGGGATCCTCAGCAGCACTGCTTCTCAGTAGAGAAGGTTTTAAAGTAGCTTTAATTGATTCAAAGCCTTGGGATAGAGCTGGAGACAAGCCTTGCGGAGATGCAATTGGAAAACATCATTTTGATGAAGTAGGAATAAAACCTCCATCAGGAGAAGATCTAGATGGATTTGTTAGAGGAATACTTCTCTACAGCCCTTCTGAGGAGGTTGTTTTAAGAATCGAGGGTGAGGGCTACGAGATCAATAGAGTTAAATTTACTCAAAGACTTATCAGAGAAGCAGTAGATCTAGGAGCTGAATATTTCGGAGGAACAAAGGTGTCAGAACCTATAATTGAAGGAGGCTTCGTAAGAGGGGTAAAGATCTTCAGAGGAGATTCTAAGACAGAGCTGAGAGCTCCCGTAACTATAGATGCCTCTGGTAATAGTAGAAGTATTATTCAGAGACTTCCAAACGACTGGCCCATAGTGGAAACATTAGATCCTAGAGACTCTAATATAGCTTACAGAGAGATTAGAGAGCTTCAGAGAGATGTAGAAGAACCTGAGTTTATAAAGATATACGTCTCAAACAAGGTAGCTCCAGGAGGTTATTGGTGGGATTTTCCCAAGAGTAAATATAGGAATGTAACTAACGTAGGCATAGGAGTTCAAGGTGGAATGGGCTATGGACATCCTAGAGATTATCTCTATAAGTATGTTCTTGTGAGAGAAGAATACAAGAACTCAAGAATCATAGAAAGCGGAGGAGCTCTAGTCCCAACAAGAAGACCTCTATCAACCATGGCTTGGAACGGTGTTATAGCGATTGGAGATGCCGCATTCACTGTAAATCCTGTTCATGGAGGGGGGAAAGGTTCTGGAATGCTTTCAGCTAAAGCCTCTGCAGAGGCTATCAAGAAGGCTTTCGAGATGGGAGACTTCAGTGCTAGAGGTCTTTGGAATGTTAACAAGCTCTATATAAGATACTATGGGGCTAAACAAGCTTCACTAGATATCTTTAGGATATTCCTTCAGAAGCTTAGTGATGATGATATTGAGTACGGTCTTAGAAAAAGAATCATGAGAGAATCAGATCTCTATGAGACTAGTAGCACTGGTGTTATAAGAAGATCTGTTTTCGATAAACTGGAAAGAATCCTTGCAGGACTTGGAAGACCTTCACTACTCTACAAGCTCGCCCAGGTAGCATCTTATATGGAGAAGATCAGAAGGCTCTATGAGGAGTATCCTGAAGATCCTCAGAAGATCTATGAGTGGATTGAGAAGATCAGGAACCTCTATAGTGAGTTCACATCAGTAGTGCTAAGATGA
- a CDS encoding pyridoxal-phosphate dependent enzyme: MGRVDLRDIVGSLKFEIELREFIEIASRVLREGGFRCIDLNNLSREDLRILKVLYMMGCRHVYSCEKDSKDWYSLEDLGFYDDISPQPYRVFRDSEELLYRNWPTPLLRIRSLSSGGVRAWAKLEYYNPYSMSIKDRIGWYMVKVYSEEKGEKLTGRTIYEATSTNTGMALAAMSRLNDFKAVLFIPSTIQKASDILLEVMGGKVERRPKTLTIEMIDEVEQISRSSGGVHLNQFYNDANFLVHFRYTAKELDLQIRSAGLKMKGLIAGIGTSGHFSALSIYFKNRLGSHVKAYAVQPAPGEIIPGIRRIETGMKWIHMASYEGIIDIRLREAIEGALDIARSEGILVGLSSGAVARAFKKLVSEGVLDEGDYVLIFPDNGFKYIEQFSRYFSGEIK; the protein is encoded by the coding sequence ATGGGAAGAGTTGATCTTAGAGACATTGTAGGATCCCTAAAGTTTGAGATCGAATTAAGAGAGTTCATAGAGATCGCATCGAGAGTTCTCAGAGAAGGAGGTTTTAGATGTATTGATCTGAATAACTTATCTAGAGAGGATCTGAGGATCTTAAAGGTGTTATATATGATGGGATGCAGACATGTATACTCCTGTGAAAAGGATTCTAAGGATTGGTATAGCTTAGAAGACCTAGGATTCTATGATGATATATCACCACAACCTTATAGAGTATTCAGAGATTCTGAAGAACTTCTCTACAGAAATTGGCCGACTCCTCTGCTAAGGATCAGATCTCTATCTAGCGGAGGAGTCAGAGCATGGGCAAAGCTAGAGTATTATAATCCCTACAGCATGAGTATCAAAGATCGTATTGGATGGTATATGGTTAAGGTGTACTCTGAAGAGAAAGGTGAAAAGCTCACTGGAAGAACCATTTACGAAGCGACATCAACCAACACAGGCATGGCTTTAGCAGCTATGTCTAGATTGAATGATTTTAAAGCAGTGCTATTCATCCCAAGCACTATTCAAAAAGCCTCAGATATACTTCTAGAAGTTATGGGAGGGAAAGTTGAGAGAAGACCTAAGACTCTTACCATAGAGATGATAGATGAGGTAGAACAGATCTCGAGAAGCTCTGGTGGAGTACATCTTAATCAGTTCTATAATGATGCGAATTTTCTCGTGCACTTCAGATATACAGCTAAAGAGCTAGATCTCCAGATAAGATCAGCAGGTCTTAAGATGAAAGGTTTAATAGCTGGAATTGGAACCTCAGGACATTTCTCAGCACTTTCAATATACTTCAAGAACAGATTAGGCTCTCACGTGAAAGCATATGCTGTTCAACCAGCTCCTGGCGAGATCATACCTGGTATCAGAAGGATTGAAACTGGGATGAAGTGGATTCACATGGCTTCTTACGAGGGGATCATAGATATTAGATTACGCGAAGCTATAGAGGGAGCTCTTGATATTGCGAGAAGTGAAGGTATTCTCGTAGGACTTAGTAGTGGTGCTGTAGCTAGAGCTTTTAAAAAGCTCGTATCTGAAGGAGTTCTCGATGAAGGTGACTATGTGCTGATATTTCCAGACAACGGATTTAAATATATCGAGCAGTTCTCAAGATATTTCTCTGGAGAGATAAAATAA